A stretch of DNA from Temnothorax longispinosus isolate EJ_2023e unplaced genomic scaffold, Tlon_JGU_v1 HiC_scaffold_434, whole genome shotgun sequence:
ccgtagttgacgtccactttctcagagggcagaTTAGGACAGACGTCCCCCGAAGCcggatggccgctctcaggtttctctctggttaTACTATCGAGGTGTATGGGACCCCTCGGTAAACGTTATCGACGATACACCAATTCTTCGGAATAGTTGTTTTAATTGTTGCCTTAGGCCTACTGTTGCCTTAggcctattctgtaactcgttaacGTTGGATAACGACGGTGTCGCTATCGTTAAGGAAGCGTATCGACACTATAACGAAATGTCGGTAATCTATTCTGTATCGATATCCGTCGCTAGCAAAAGTTACAGAATATAGCTTTATCGTTAACGTGTCACTTATAGTGCAAGCGCCGGTAACGTAACCGAACAATAGCGAAACGAGTTATAAGGGTATGTAACCAATCAAATTCTCTTCTCGCTAGTCCTTTTCCATAAGGTTAAGAAAGTTGATGGTTGATGTTGATGATTGCTGTAACATTGTAAACTTAACGAAAACACAATATGACAAAGTaagtattttcataaaaaaaacgtactgttattatttatgcatAACTAAATTATCATGATCaaggctgcgttccgatattcactgcgagtactaaaaatctatagttcaCGTCACGTGTATTAtgctatagattttcagtacccGTAGTGAATATTGGAACGCAGCCCAAATTATGGAAATCTGtcaatgtatgtacataattcatatataaaattctttatttacagttttaaaactatgcaaatattaatcataAGAAGGTTAGGGGATTGAGAtggttatattttaacattttaaagtaatgtaataatggACCACAAATGTAGTTTGTAAACTaatgataaacaaatatatttaatataatcgactTAACTGACAAGTAATTGGCAATTGAATACAGCCAATTAGGTAGcagtttgtaattaaaaattatttatattacatcaacggggggggggggaccaAAATCTTTGGTCGGAAATGTCTTTCTTGACAGTGAAGtcgattataataaatatattaatgtaataatgctTCTTTCAGACAATCAAAAAGGCAAGGGCGTGCCACGCAAAGGCAAATTGAAGCAATGGTAGCATATTTTGAGCGGAATCCACATGTTGCCTCAGGAAAATTTACCACACTACATGGTAATGAAAATTTGAGAGGTAGCTGGGAGGAGTTAGCTCAAGATCTAAATATGTTGTCAAACAAGGGAAAAGGAAAAGATGTAAAGTCCTGGAAGACTGTAAGTATGTGATATATTGatagcatttttatatttgaatagtaataaagtttttttatagaCATGGAGAGATTTGAAATCAAAAGTTTCtgagaaaatacaaaaactaagaaaagaaagaagaatgaCAGGAAATAatccaataaatattaaattatctgaATTAGATAAACGAGTACTAGGAATTATAGGAAAAGACTATGTCGAAGGATTGTGCAATGTACCTGACAGTTTTCCTGAAGAGTGTACTGTAAGTGAACTAAGATAAAAACATGCACTGCACCGAGGAGATTTTAGATTAGGGAAATGCTAATATTATCTGTTTTGTTTTTGTCATATGACAAAGGTTTTGAATATGTTAATTTGCCTTTGGGTAGAAAAGCTTTGTAGAGAAGTCTATAAAAATAGTCAATTAAATCTTTGTCATATGAAAACAGAACGCTACAATTATAATGAATATGGTtgttcatattatataaatatttatgtttagacaaaacatgatatatatatatatatatatatatatatatatatatatatacatatgtatgtacacacgcACGTacacaaacatattttatgcTTTTAGAATGCTATAGAAGAACTAAGAACTGGAAATGAAAGTGCTTTAAGTGCAACACCAGGCCCAATAATAATAGCAGAACTAAATAATAttggtataatatataataatataatctctttcccttctttatattaatacatacataaaagaataagttgttattcacatatttttcaaataatagagaagaaaatttgacttatttctttttgcagGTACAAATGATGGTGCAATATTATTAGACGATCCTTATTCAATACAATCAACATCACAGGACGTACTGCgttagtattaattaatattgtatacaacatagttgtgtgtgtgtgtaaaatgtttgtatataattatttacatatacacatcacatataaaattatgtttttagaaaatatagaagatacagcaaatatggaaaatatggaaaatatggGAGATATGGGAGATAtggaaaatatggaaaatatcgAAAACATTGATACATTAAATGTAACCAACACTACCAACATACCAACACAACCAACACATGGAATACAAAGGTCAGGTGCATCTAATCCCTCTAAAAGACGTAACTAAAAgtattagaatattaattatattctgtatataaatttaactttttattctaactacaatattattatttcactaATATTTACAGGAAAGGCACGTTTGTCGGACAATTTAAACGAAGCCCGAGAGTCATTTGTTGCAATTGCCGAAAGACATGCTGAAGCAATGAAAGTAAGTAGTTTTATTAGTACATGCAAGACAtctctgttttcttttttaatattatatttttacagatgTTAGCAGAGTCTATGAAACTCCAAGCGGAAGCTACATTGCAATTGAGCAATAACATGCAAAAACTCGCCGAAAACGAAAGACggcaaataacaattttagaaaatcttGTTAAAAGGGTTGcctaacttttaatatatgtttttgaTAGTAATGTTTAcctaacatttaatatatgttattgatacattgttaaataataaataaattttaatgctcATGATTCAAAATTACTGTTATACGTTTTATTCTTTCACTTAAATTCCTTATTTATGACCATTCTTAGTGTATAATGTAATTGACGATTTGTCcttattctataattataaagttttctttaCATCCTTAAGATAGAATACATCCTTAagaaattttactaaattCCTATTCATTATCCCATGCACATACATAATTGGGAAACCACTCTTGCATAAGTTGTTTTTGTATCCGCTGTGCTACAGCTCTAGGCCCTCTGCGAATttctacttcttcttcttcttctacaTGGATGTGATCTGCAGGTGCGTTATCGAGGAACACATTTTCTTCCATGTCCAAGGGTAACCGATAATACAGGCGCATATTGTGCAATATTGCACATGCATTTACTATTTGGCCAGCAATATCTGGAGCGTACATTAATACGCGTTGGTATGATAAACATCGCCAAGTTCCCTTAAGGACTCCGAAAAATCTTTCTACAATACATCGtgctttacataatttttcattataatggTACTGCCGACTCCTCTGTGGATAGTAAGGTAACGGTGTCATGAGCCAAGGTTCCAAGGGATATCCTGCATctcttacacacacacacacacattacaacgacttaataaataaatattaaataaaaacacaataatacaaattgaACATTTTAAGTTTATTCATACCAATCAAATACGTTCTTCTTTCACCATGATTATAGAAGTGTTCCATTACATGTTTAATTGGAGAAGAATTCCATATAAAAGCATCATTCCTTGCTCCTGGATATCGTGcgttgatatttaatattttcaagtcTGGATCGACTATCTGTAAAAATGTTCACAAATATATCACaagtctctcttttttcttccacTCATATACACACTCTTTTATATGCAGTATTacattatagttattattactaataatgttaatataagGGAGaattcatatgtatatatgtaaactgtcattaaattttttaatttacaaaataaataaaatataatttattataattgtacttACAGCTTGTACATTTAATGAGTGATTGCCGTGATGATTTACGTATGCCTCCTCGTGTATACGTggtgcaataatatttatgtacgtGCAATCTATAGCACCAATAGCACCCGGAAACGTTCGTGCAAATTTGTTCCGTGTTGCAGCTCTGTCTAATGGTGTCATTGGAAATCGTATCCACTGACGTAATAAATGCGCATTCATCAATTTTGTCACATTACGTATGCAACGGCTTGCAGACGGTTGGCTTATAACCAATTCACACTGATTTCCACTTGGCCTTTGGTAACTACCATGAGCAAAAAATCCAATTGTTGTTAAAACTTGTATTTCTGGAGATAATCCATTAATGCGTTGTGGTTGTAAATATGGTCTTAGCACGTTGACAATAtccataattaattctttgttAACTCTATAGTATGAGAGAAATTCGATATAAGGCAGTTCAAATGGATTTTGAGCGTCGCGGAGCACTCTTCTCTCAATTCTTCGTCCTACTTGTCTCACTCTTTCTTCTAACACCATTAAATCCCATGCTACATATCCTTCAGCCATATTAGTCATATTactaacaaagaaaaaagaataaggaTACAGGTTATACAGactgtttttatatatacataaactgtataaaaattgattgctCAAAATTACCAAATAAGTAGATATactaataatacttttaacaaaaaacatatttcttttgttccTTATACTGTATTAGAGATACAAAACATAaccatataattataaaattatatacacttTTGTAACTTCCCGATAAAAACAGTCACGTCACATCCACGTCGAATCCACGCAATTTCATCGAATCCACATCGAATCCACGTAGCAATAACGTGGATCCACGTACTGTTTTCATCGggtttatcatattattaaattgtaatattttactttacctTGTATTTTGTAACTTATGTCACTTTCTGTACTTTAatgtctttaatttttattttattttaataaataatatatttccaatATGTATTACTCGCtatgataattaaaacaacTATTCCGAAGAATTGGTGTATCGTCGATAACGTTTACCGAGGGGTCCCATACACCTCGATAGTATAACGACAACATTGTTATCTTACGACACCTTTAGCGACATTTGTCGCTTGtcgagttacagaatagggACTTTTCGTTATAGTGGCGCTATCTATATAAGTCTATGATAGCGACACTTACTGTCGTTATCCAACGTTAACGAATACAATGTATCGATATCCTGTCGTTAGCAAGAGTTACCAGAATAGCTGTATCGTTACGTGTCGCTAGCGCCAAGCGACAGTTTTCGGTTAACgaaacgagttacagaataggcctacaggagccatgagcagaaagcagaagccatatgcgcatgcgctatggtatccgtaaagctctaacagataccatagcgcatgcgcatatggcttctgcattctgcttatgtctcctgcaattttatgtgcttccacctttattCTACCGAAAATCAATAGGAAATGTTGACTAAACTCTTTGAGATATAGTTATGAACAATAGagctattatattacgtttaaatatttccgccaatggctgccgagccatagttacaataggcggccgatagtggcggcggcggcgttacttgtgaaatgattaatttgatatttttttaataaaaatgcaataaatcattaaaattatgatggagcaataaggagcaatgaaggagcaatcgttctatgccgtataaagttgcatagagttattataaatatgtttttcaataaaaattagaaatttttcgtttttattaaatatctcaaaaagtaataatcttaaaaggggagcaattgtcgattctgagggagcaattagggagcaattgtttgagctatagttcattaaaaaatatgaacttgcagcgccaacttatttccagtccggaaaacgcggttcccccctccccctcccccgcggcgccgaaaaacgcggttccctcctccccctctcccgcggcgcccgaaaaacgcggttcccccctccccctccctcgcGGCGccgaaacacgcggttcccccctctccctctcccgcGGTCCCTCCgcccgcggttcccccctccccctcccccgcggtaccccccgcccctcacccccctcATTGCTCCCTAGTTAGAATCGGCCTAGCTTACCTACTGTAAGACGCAGCTACTTTCTTAATCCctgtacaattatttaaggTAATTAAGCCTATGTTGTTTTGAGTTTGGATATACCTTTAACGCAAGTAGAAGAAGATACGTTTGAACGTTATAAAAACCTTGGATTACAAAATCGGGAAATATCTCTGTGCAATATTGCCGTACTGTGATACTGCCGTATTTACATAAGCACTCGTCATAAAAGCCACAAACTTGCGTTATCTCTCGTGATTCGTGATTTCCTCTCACCAACGTGATTCTGTCAGGATAagggtggaagcacataaaattgcaggagccatgagcacgaatgcagaagccatatgcgcatgcgctatggtgtctgcatactgcctatggcttctgaattttcaatctacatacactatgcttatgtatttttatgtagattaaaaattcagaagccataggcagtatgcagacaccatagcgcatgcgcatatggcttctgcattcgtgctcatggctcctgcaattttatgtgctttcacCTTAACGGATCTAGACGTGACAagacacaaaatataaaattatactgtaGTAGCAACTCTGTTAGCTATTTtggatttaatttctttttaatctttattaaaatatgaaaagagtatgactaaaatatatgtaaagtacatacatatatatacatacatacacaattaaatatatatatttatgtatagaCACAGCTATTTTCTTAATCCctgtacaattatttaaggTAATTAAGCCTATGTTGTTTTAAGTTTTGATATACCTTTAACGCAAGTAGAAGAAGATACGTTTTGATGCTATAAAAACCTTGGACTACAGAATCTTCCATAAAAAGGTAAATTTCTAGCACATCTCCACCTACTTTGAATAGCTCCTTCGAATCATAAAACTGTCCATGGATATTACCACAAACCTAAGGAAAACACATCGTACGTATAGgctttaaatgtatttaatgatTGTCAAATTCTGATAATCTGATAACTGTTTACAAAAAATAGAGATAGTTACTGTCACAGATGAGTCAACACGCTGTATTTTGCTTTCCTCGATCAGGATTTCACTCGCTTTTGCACACAGGTTGACCTGCGCACCTTGTACCTTGACCTCAGCGTCCTTGATAATTTCACACTTCTTTAGCTGCTCGATTTGACAATCCAAGTAGCTAGATTCAGCCATCATATGGTGCAAAGCTAAACCGATCGAGGTTCTCCGCCGGAGAGCGTAGCCGTTGTTAACGGCTTCTCACGTGCCCATACGAGACCTCGCTGTCTCGACTGATGCTTTAGGACCAGTAGAAGAGCAGTAAACCGTAGAGTAGCTGGGTAAATCTAAGGTACAAACAGATAATGGAACAAATAAGCATAAACAGAGAAATTACACGCTGCACATAGTACTTACGGAttgtcctcgtcgtcgtcgttcgtCGATCTTGGTCGACCTCTGGTTTCACCGCCGTGATTGACACAATGAAACGAGTGAATCGTCGCCGagtttctattaataataaaacaatacgACCGGGGACTCTTGTAATGGCGGAATTATTCGCTACACTCGCTTCAAATCGAGCCTCAAGTCGCTCGCGATCGGCGATACACACCAAATTGTTTAACATAAACACGTAATTAGAACTTTCGAAGTAAAATGGGCTGCACGTGCACACAGAATGCGCAACTGAACGCGGTAACGTTTACCGTGCGGCGGCAGTTGGCGAACTTTGATTGGCTACCGtgtcgcttcttgccgcgcgcaAGCGTGTTGCGTCCCATGTGTAGGAGTCAATGAAAATGGCTAAAAATCCctgaaaataatcaattaccaagaaaaaataatcgattCGCAAATAATCGACCGTCTgaataatcgatttaattacgATTAAAGCTACGGTCACATGGACTGATATTTTCAGCGTAACGCGTATCGCGTAACCAATCAGAGACATTCCGTGTTTTCTGTTACGCGGAATTGAATGTTCTTAGTTCACATGGGCCATTTTTTTCTGCGTAAAGGTGCCAATTCATGGGACGCTGAAAAACAGCGTTGAGCGACGTCACGTGACATCACTATGATGCCAGCGTCAAGAAAGAGAAGTTGGATTTTTCCAACTTCAAGCGTCAAAGCCAAAGCAGCGCGAAGACGCCGAAATTTTGACgctgttttccttttcatgaatttcaattgacgccggcgtcaattgtGGTCATGCGACCTTCTTgccgctgaaaatgagcgtcgagcgtcagcatgaaaaggcacctttaCGCGTATTTTCACTACCTGCCGAACGTCTGGATCACTTCCGAATACTTCCAAATGGATGCTTGAGCAAGCGTCGTGCGAATTTGTTCAGATGCCGTACACACCAAAGTATGCGCGTGCTCATTCGGTTTGGCTCGGGCCGAGCGTGCTCAGG
This window harbors:
- the LOC139824556 gene encoding uncharacterized protein isoform X2, with the protein product MVAYFERNPHVASGKFTTLHGNENLRGSWEELAQDLNMLSNKGKGKDVKSWKTTWRDLKSKVSEKIQKLRKERRMTGNNPINIKLSELDKRVLGIIGKDYVEGLCNVPDSFPEECTNAIEELRTGNESALSATPGPIIIAELNNIGTNDGAILLDDPYSIQSTSQDVLQDTANMENMENMGDMGDMENMENIENIDTLNVTNTTNIPTQPTHGIQRSGASNPSKRRKARLSDNLNEARESFVAIAERHAEAMKMLAESMKLQAEATLQLSNNMQKLAENERRQITILENLVKRVA
- the LOC139824556 gene encoding uncharacterized protein isoform X1, whose amino-acid sequence is MVAYFERNPHVASGKFTTLHGNENLRGSWEELAQDLNMLSNKGKGKDVKSWKTTWRDLKSKVSEKIQKLRKERRMTGNNPINIKLSELDKRVLGIIGKDYVEGLCNVPDSFPEECTNAIEELRTGNESALSATPGPIIIAELNNIGTNDGAILLDDPYSIQSTSQDVLQNIEDTANMENMENMGDMGDMENMENIENIDTLNVTNTTNIPTQPTHGIQRSGASNPSKRRKARLSDNLNEARESFVAIAERHAEAMKMLAESMKLQAEATLQLSNNMQKLAENERRQITILENLVKRVA
- the LOC139824556 gene encoding uncharacterized protein isoform X3; the protein is MVAYFERNPHVASGKFTTLHGNENLRGSWEELAQDLNMLSNKGKGKDVKSWKTTWRDLKSKVSEKIQKLRKERRMTGNNPINIKLSELDKRVLGIIGKDYVEGLCNVPDSFPEECTNAIEELRTGNESALSATPGPIIIAELNNIGTNDGAILLDDPYSIQSTSQDVLQNIEDTANMENMENMGDMGDMENMENIENIDTLNVTNTTNIPTQPTHGIQRSGASNPSKRRKARLSDNLNEARESFVAIAERHAEAMKSL
- the LOC139824557 gene encoding putative nuclease HARBI1 isoform X2 translates to MTNMAEGYVAWDLMVLEERVRQVGRRIERRVLRDAQNPFELPYIEFLSYYRVNKELIMDIVNVLRPYLQPQRINGLSPEIQVLTTIGFFAHGSYQRPSGNQCELVISQPSASRCIRNVTKLMNAHLLRQWIRFPMTPLDRAATRNKFARTFPGAIGAIDCTYINIIAPRIHEEAYVNHHGNHSLNVQAIVDPDLKILNINARYPGARNDAFIWNSSPIKHVMEHFYNHGERRTYLIEMQDIPWNLGS
- the LOC139824557 gene encoding putative nuclease HARBI1 isoform X1, with amino-acid sequence MTNMAEGYVAWDLMVLEERVRQVGRRIERRVLRDAQNPFELPYIEFLSYYRVNKELIMDIVNVLRPYLQPQRINGLSPEIQVLTTIGFFAHGSYQRPSGNQCELVISQPSASRCIRNVTKLMNAHLLRQWIRFPMTPLDRAATRNKFARTFPGAIGAIDCTYINIIAPRIHEEAYVNHHGNHSLNVQAIVDPDLKILNINARYPGARNDAFIWNSSPIKHVMEHFYNHGERRTYLIGMNKLKMFNLYYCVFI